A genome region from Tenrec ecaudatus isolate mTenEca1 chromosome 13, mTenEca1.hap1, whole genome shotgun sequence includes the following:
- the CXCR4 gene encoding C-X-C chemokine receptor type 4, protein MDGITFFTLDNDTEEVGSGDYDSTKEPCFREGNTQFNRVFLPTIYTIIFLTGIVGNGLVILVMGYQKKLRGLTDKYRLHLSVADLLFVLTLPFWAVDAVAGWYFGQFMCQAVHVIYTVNLYSSVLLLAFISLDRYLAIVHATNSHRPRKLLAEKMVYVGVWMPALLLTIPDFIFVKVSELEGNYICDRFYPNDLWVVVFQFQHVMVGLILPGIVILSCYCIIISKLSHSKGLQKRKALKTTVILILAFFACWLPYYIGISIDSFILLEIIKQGCAFQDVVHKWISITEALAFFHCCLNPILYAFLGAKFKTSAQHALTSVSRGSSLKILSKGKRGGHSSVSTESESSSFHSS, encoded by the exons ATGGACGGGATCACG TTCTTCACTTTAGACAACGACACGGAGGAAGTGGGCTCTGGCGACTATGACTCCACAAAGGAGCCCTGCTTCCGGGAAGGGAACACTCAGTTCAACCGAGTCTTTCTGCCCACCATCTACACCATCATTTTCCTGACTGGTATCGTGGGCAATGGATTGGTCATCCTGGTCATGGGTTACCAGAAGAAACTGCGAGGCTTGACGGACAAGTACAGGCTGCACCTGTCCGTGGCGGACCTGCTCTTTGTGCTCACACTTCCCTTCTGGGCGGTGGATGCCGTGGCGGGCTGGTACTTTGGGCAGTTCATGTGCCAGGCGGTCCACGTGATCTACACCGTCAACCTCTACAGCAGTGTTCTCCTCCTGGCCTTCATCAGCCTGGACCGCTACCTCGCCATCGTCCATGCCACCAACAGTCATCGCCCAAGGAAGCTGTTGGCTGAGAAGATGGTTTATGTCGGCGTCTGGATGCCTGCCCTGCTGTTGACTATTCCCGATTTCATCTTCGTCAAGGTCAGCGAATTGGAGGGGAACTATATCTGCGACCGCTTCTACCCCAATGACTTGTGGGTGGTGGTCTTCCAGTTTCAGCACGTCATGGTTGGCCTCATCCTGCCAGGGATCGTCATCCTGTCGTGCTACTGCATCATCATCTCCAAGCTGTCACACTCCAAGGGCCTGCAGAAGCGCAAGGCTCTCAAGACCACAGTCATCCTCATCTTGGCTTTCTTCGCCTGCTGGCTGCCCTACTACATCGGGATCAGCATCGACTCCTTCATCCTCCTGGAAATCATCAAGCAAGGCTGTGCGTTTCAGGATGTGGTGCACAAGTGGATTTCCATCACGGAGGCCCTTGCCTTTTTTCACTgttgcctgaaccccatcctgtATGCCTTCCTAGGGGCCAAATTTAAGACCTCTGCCCAGCATGCCCTGACCTCAGTGAGCAGAGGATCCAGCCTCAAGATCCTCTCCAAAGGAAAGCGTGGCGGACACTCTTCTGTTTCAACTGAGTCGGAATCTTCAAGTTTTCACTCCAGctaa